The following are encoded in a window of Onthophagus taurus isolate NC chromosome 3, IU_Otau_3.0, whole genome shotgun sequence genomic DNA:
- the LOC111420999 gene encoding uncharacterized protein, which produces MSICLESDSEIQKFNNNNSIDNDNMNISQIDSGQAKQDDVDYDDNINVQELAASEEANNTIDVYVCNTSSTSEMLQMLPSGSTSTAVTMGSLPSASRPSSSTTTSKTAKSKKKASKLDNYIDTISVKEEDSITQAIAEFFFACNIPFNVIESKYFDNLIKKLRPAYAKRKPGRKTLSSTLLDSVYNNLITETKFGIDQETVVLIDGWKNTSSNSKIITCTLQTVGGQRAFLNAWDLTGEAETAQKLVHIINEAIDLAKRTYHSQIYAIISDNASAMVRMGKDMNHCLWHSTCNSHTANLLAKDVQDKECTNSVTTVLKEFKQADNERAITEKGGTKIKLPCETRWCSYQKSYKCLLDNLRIMRVIAAETDSTCKRIKSKVVSLLFDEDFIDKVRNQLSLYEPICQLINNCQSQDASIADAVHFWLELTLPDNFKDKYSAALAARKKIALNVYALTAYYLHPVYENKKLNSEHLREIHAFLFKILSAQGCEEWDNYDRNVGIFPQIKEKNITKPLLFWRMAEMENKELPQVALKLLKMPASSGEIERVFSNWGYIHSSIRNRLGFEKSKKLVYIYYTLKIKDNCQNYDWDESEVETTLEGED; this is translated from the exons ATGTCAATTTGTTTGGAATCAGATTCTGAGATtcagaaatttaataataataactccATTGATAATGATAATATGAATATTAGCCAAATCGATAGTGGTCAAGCAAAACAGGATGATGTCGACTATGACGACAATATCAACGTACAAGAATTG GCTGCCTCTGAAGAAGCTAATAATACGATTGATGTTTACGTATGTAATACAAGTAGTACAAGTGAAATGTTGCAAATGTTGCCATCAGGTTCAACTTCAACAGCCGTTACCATGGGTTCTCTACCAAGTGCAAGTAGACCTTCAAGTTCAACAACTACGTCTAAAACCGccaaatcaaagaaaaaagcgTCAAAACTGGATAACTATATAGACACCATTTCTGTTAAAGAAGAAGACAGCATTACACAAGCAATagcagaatttttttttgcctgCAACATTCCATTTAATGTAATTGAATCTAAATATTTTgacaacttaataaaaaaattgcgtCCTGCCTATGCAAAAAGAAAACCTGGTAGAAAAACTTTATCAAGTACTCTATTGGATTCTGTATACAATAACTTAATCACAGAAACTAAATTTGGAATAGATCAAGAAACTGTAGTTCTTATTGATGGATGGAAAAACACCTCAagtaactcaaaaattattacatgTACACTTCAGACAGTTGGAG GTCAAAGAGCATTCCTCAATGCTTGGGATTTAACTGGTGAAGCAGAAACTGCCCAAAAACTGGTTCACATAATAAATGAAGCAATAGATTTGGCTAAACGTACATACCATTCCCAAATATATGCAATTATATCTGACAATGCAAGTGCAATGGTACGAATGGGGAAAGATATGAATCATTGTCTCTGGCATTCAACGTGCAATAGCCACACCGCCAACCTTCTAGCCAAAGATGTACAGGATAAAGAATGCACCAATTCTGTTACAACTGTTTTAAAGGAATTTAAACAAGCGGACAATGAAAGGGCTATAACAGAAAAAGGTGGTACCAAAATTAAACTTCCATGTGAAACACGATGGTGTAGCTATCAAAAATCATACAAATGTCTGTTAGATAATTTAAGAATAATGAGGGTTATTGCAGCTGAAACTGATTCAACttgtaaaagaattaaatcaaAAGTAGTATCATTACTTTTCGATGAAGATTTCATCGATAAAGTAAGAAATCAATTATCTTTATATGAGCCTATTTGCCagctaataaataattgtCAGTCCCAAGACGCATCAATAGCAGATGCCGTGCACTTTTGGCTTGAATTAACTTTGCCCGATAATTTCAAAGATAAATATTCTGCGGCTTTGGCTGCCAGAAAGAAAATAGCATTAAATGTATATGCATTAACTGCATATTATTTGCATCCTGtatatgaaaacaaaaaactcaATTCAGAGCATCTTAGAGAAATACATgcctttttgtttaaaatacttaGCGCCCAAGGTTGCGAAGAATGGGATAACTACGATCGCAATGTTGGGATTTTTCCACAAATCAAAGAGAAGAATATAAcaaaacctttattattttggagaaTGGCAGAAATGGAAAACAAGGAGTTACCACAagttgcattaaaattattaaaaatgccGGCGTCTTCGGGCGAAATCGAAAGGGTTTTTTCAAATTGGGGATATATCCATTCTTCAATTAGAAATCGTCTTGGATttgaaaaatccaaaaaactAGTATATATTTACTacaccttaaaaattaaagataattgtcaaaattatGACTGGGATGAAAGTGAAGTTGAGACTACGCTTGAGGGTGAAGATTGA